Proteins co-encoded in one Metabacillus sp. KUDC1714 genomic window:
- a CDS encoding choline/ethanolamine kinase family protein, with amino-acid sequence MFIQEIIQENPILKNGLVSFEPLNGGLNNQTFKVITKQRSFVVRINGKQNEYLNVTRESEVKIMKKAAQEGFAPKVISAHNQGRYVITEFIEGQMISSDDLNKENLKKLIISHLKKIHAMKDNERHCSPYHFIERYLSGAHELKVDYPKELSPFLKEAEVIAQKRSDDKQFNGRFCHNDYFTVNMISSGQLLYIIDWEMAGSGDVFFDLATIPFSCRFSNEQEKEWLKLYFETYEEEQFHILQDLKFMHMVRECAWGLFYSGIDEKKVNHNFNYFKHTLYVLERLQRGINYL; translated from the coding sequence ATGTTTATCCAAGAGATTATTCAGGAAAATCCTATTCTAAAGAACGGATTGGTTTCGTTTGAACCGCTAAATGGTGGATTAAATAATCAAACATTTAAAGTAATTACAAAACAAAGATCGTTTGTAGTAAGAATTAATGGCAAACAAAATGAGTATTTAAATGTCACTAGAGAATCAGAAGTAAAAATTATGAAAAAAGCAGCTCAAGAGGGTTTTGCTCCGAAAGTCATAAGCGCGCACAACCAGGGAAGGTATGTGATTACCGAATTTATTGAAGGTCAAATGATTTCATCGGATGATTTGAATAAAGAAAACTTAAAAAAATTAATTATTAGTCACTTGAAAAAGATACATGCAATGAAAGATAACGAGCGTCATTGTTCCCCCTATCATTTTATCGAACGCTATTTAAGTGGTGCTCACGAGTTGAAAGTAGACTATCCAAAAGAGTTGAGTCCCTTTCTAAAAGAAGCTGAAGTAATCGCTCAAAAAAGAAGCGATGATAAACAATTCAATGGAAGGTTTTGTCACAATGACTATTTTACTGTGAACATGATATCATCGGGTCAACTTCTTTATATTATTGACTGGGAGATGGCTGGAAGTGGAGATGTTTTCTTTGATTTAGCTACCATTCCTTTTTCGTGCAGGTTCTCGAACGAACAGGAGAAAGAATGGTTAAAGCTTTATTTCGAAACCTATGAAGAAGAGCAATTTCATATTTTACAAGATCTAAAGTTCATGCATATGGTAAGAGAATGTGCTTGGGGATTGTTTTACAGTGGAATAGATGAAAAAAAGGTAAATCATAATTTTAATTATTTTAAACATACACTTTATGTGCTCGAACGTCTGCAGAGAGGTATTAATTACTTATAA